The window GAAAAAAATAGTCGGCTCTTTTGATAAGAAAACTTCTGCGGAAGCAAAGGAATTGTCGCTTGCAGGAAAGGGCCTAACTGAAGGCTCGGGCTCAGAGTTTTCGTCCTCAGGTAAAAAAAATTATGCGGCAGTTGACAGTGTTGAAGGCATAAAGATAAACCCGTCGGATTTACATTTTTTTATTAAAGAAGGCTTATTGGAGGACGGTGAATAATGAAGAAAAAATTCGGATTATTTGTAATTATAAGTTTAATACCGGTAGTTGTTCTATCTTGTGCCCTATTGGGGAGTTTGGATGATCCTCTTGCCTTTACAAAAAATGCTATTGATGCTGCAGCCCCTATTGTTGAAGCCTCGAAGCCTATTGAAAATGAGGAAGAGTATTATATAGGCAGGGAAGTGGCTGCCATTATTTTAAGCAATTATAAACTCTACAGGAACAAGCCATTGGAAAACTATCTTAACTTGATCTGTATGACCTTGGTTTTGAATTCCGACGTACCCGAATCCTATAACGGCTATCATGTTGCGATATTGGATACGGACGAAATAAATGCCTTTGCAACACCCGGCGGTCATGTGCTGGTTACTAAGGGACTCTTGTCTTGTGCGGATTCCGAAGATGCTCTTGCCGGTGTCATAGCCCATGAGCTTGGGCACATTCAACTAAAGCACGGTATAGGAGCCATTAAGGCTAATAGAATAACGGCTGCCGCTGTAGAAAGTTCGGCAACAATGGCTGTAGGTTCCGAGAAAAAAGCGGAACTTAAATTTTTAGAAGATGCATCAAAAGAAATCGTAACAACCTTGGTAAATTCTGGTTATTCTAAAAGCCAAGAATATGATGCAGACCGTTTTGCCGTCAAGCTGATGGCAAGGGCGGGATATGATCCCAATGCTATGACCGAAATGCTTAAAATTATGAGTGAAAAACAGAAGCATGACAGTAGAGGCTTCGGCAAAACTCACCCATCAGCAGTTTCCCGTATAAAATCCGTAGAAAAGGAATCGAAAAAGCTTGCAGGCGATTATAACCGTCCAGCGAGGCTTAACCGCTATCAAAAGAACAAACTGAAATAAGGAAAAAGTTTATGAAGAAAATACGAAGGCTGTTTTTTATTTCCATTCCGGTTTTTTTCATTGTGCTTTTTTTTATTTATTTGGGAGTTTTTAAGCAGGCGGAATATTTTTTTTATGATGATAGAATGAATAGGACGGCTTCGTATTTTTCTCCCTCCGATGAGATTGTTTTAGTTTTGGTAGATCAAAAAAGCTTAAACTATGCAGCTTCAGAAAGAGGGTGGACCTGGCCTTGGCCGCGTGAAGCCTATGCCGATATTATCGATTTTTTTTCAGGCGGCGGAGCAAAGTCTGTAGCCTTTGATATGCTCTTTACGGAGCCTTCTTCCTATGGGGTTGCTGACGATAAAAAATTTGCTGATGCGTCAAGGGAAAGCGGCATAGTTATTCAAATCGTTTTTTTTGACAAGGTCCAAGGGAATACGAAAAGCTGGCCTGACAGTGCGCCTAAGCCTGAACAGTTAAGTAAAAATGGATTAGGCCCTGCTAAGGAATTACCCGGTATTTTTCCTATAGAAGAAATTGCTTCGTCTGCCAGACTTATAGGGAATGTAAACAGCCTTTCCGATTCTGACGGAACTATCAGACGTGCCCGTCTTTTTTATTCGTGGAAAAATTATAAGATTCCTACTCTGGGAGTTGCTTCTTATTTTGTGGGTGGGAATGAAGATGAGGCCTTGCCTGAGGAGCTTAATCTCCGCTTTACAAAAAGTATTGATGATTATTTGCCTTACAGTGCAGGCGATATTTTAAAGGCACAAGCCGACATAAGGGCGGGAAGGGAAAGCGAACTTAATCCTGAAGATTTTGAAGACATGTATGTTTTTTTCGGTCTCTATGCTCCCGGTCTTTTCGATATTTGTCAAACCCCCGTTTCCGCTTCATACCCGGGAGTCGGCATTCATATAACTCTTTTAGATAATATTCTTTCGGGTAATAGAATTGTAAACACCGGCTTTTTGATTAATGCTTTGATTATTTTAATTTGTATTATTCTTGCAGGTTTGCCCGAAATTTTTTCGGAAAAAATAAAATCCAGAACTGCTTCGATAATTGTAAATGCTGTGAGCTTTTTGGTTTTTGTTGCCCTCTATCTTTTTATCGCATATTATCTATTCCGTTTAGGAATTGCGATACCCGCGGCTTCGGTGCTTGCCGGAATGGCCTTATCTTTTGTTGCCTCCCTCGCAGTCAGTTACATGGTTGAAGGAAAACAAAGGCGTTATTTAAAAAATGCCTTTAAGCAGTATCTAAGCCCTGCCGTTATTGAACAGTTGATTGCCGACCCATCCCAATTAAAGCTCGGCGGGGAGCGTAAAGAAATATCGATTTTCTTTTCGGACTTGCAAGGTTTTACTTCAATCTCGGAGAGTTTAACCCCTGAGGCCCTTACCGAGCTTTTAAACGATTATCTTTCGGATATGAGTAAAATTATCTTGGATTCGGGCGGAACAATCGACAAGTATGAAGGTGATGCTATAATCGCTTTTTGGAATGCTCCTGCACGAGTGGAACATCATGCCCGTTCTGCCTTAGAAGCGGCTTGGGCTTGTCAAAAAAAACTTGAAGAAAGGCGCGCCGATTTTGAAAAGCGGGCCGGAGGCAGGCCCTTTAAAATGCGCATAGGGCTTAATACGGGCTTTGCTATCGTCGGCAACATGGGCTCGGTAAGCCGCTTCGATTATACAATGTTAGGTGATTCGGTAAACTTGGCCGCCCGCTTGGAAGGTTTAAATAAGCAATTCGGTTCTTACACAATGTGCGCGGAGGCCGCAAAAAAACAAGCTGAAGAAAGCGGTACGGTTTTAAAATTCAGAGAGCTTGCCCGTGCCGCAGTTGTAGGAAAATCCGAACCCGTAGTTGTTTATGAAGTCATGGACGAAAAAACTTATAACGAAAAAAAAGCCTTGCTCGATTCCTTTGATAGAGGTTTAAAAGAATTTTACGCCGGAAACTTTAAAGAAGCCTTAAATATTTTTGTTCAAACGGAAGAAGCCGATCCTCCTTCAAAGCACTATGCAGAAAAATGTAAAACCCTTATTTCCCAAAAACCTGAAGGCGAGTGGCTGGGCATTTGGAAGGCCGATACAAAATAATTTTTTAAATTATGAAACTCTAAACATGGAGAATTCCTTAATGCAAAAAGACAAATTAAAACTCATTTTTATCTTAATGTTAGCGGTTCTTTTATTTTCTTGTACAAAAGAAATAAAAGAACCGGCAGAAGAGCGGAACTCTGTAGTTAAAAATGAAGTTATGGAAAAGAAACCCTTATTAATACTTGAGCATACCATTCCTTCAAAAGAAGAAGATGATGAAGATATTGATTTTACTGAAGAAGAACCTCCGATTGTATTAACCGACGAAAACACTCCTAAAACAGAGCTTATAAAATTACTGGAAAGCAAAAAAAGACATGCCTGGAGTCTACATAAAATCCAGTTAGAAATAGATATGTACGATGTTCATGGAAATTCGTATGAAGAGTTTGAAAAAAGCGGTATTGACTATCTAAACAGACAAAAAAATACAGAGATAGTCAAAGTTGATTCGGATAATAAAAATATTTATTGTAAGCAGACATTAAACCTTCCAAGTGGAAAAGAATTAATATATGATGCTGTTTATACTTTTTATCCATATCCGAAAAATTTTGCTTATACAAATTATGAACTAAGAGATAAACCAATAATAGCATACCGGCATGTACCGGAAGCAAAAAGAGTACATGGAAAAATAACGGAAGCTGCAAAAAACCCAAACAAAAATAAAAATATTAAAATATTTGAAAGATACATAAATAAATACACTAAGGAACATCGGCATAAAACGGGTGACAAACCGTATAAGGTATTTGATTATGTAAAAGGAAACTTCACCGGTTCAGGAAAAGATGAATATATAGTTTTGTTTACGGCTCCTTTTACTAAATCTGAGTTGGAAGATGGGATATTTCTTTTGGAGTATAGCTATATAAAATATGTCGAGTGTTTTATCATGGAAAACGATAAAGTAATTAAAATGTATAAACTCCCGGGGCATTGGGGGCATGTTGTACCGAGGGATAAAACAAAAATAGATTTGGGCGAGCAATTTTCTTTTGGGTGGATTGCAGATTTTAATCAAAACGGAATAAACGAGATATTTGTTCACCGCAAAGAGGTATTCGGTTCAAGTTTTTTCTCAATAGAATTTATTGATAATAGATTTGTTGAAATACCTATCACTAATCGAGGAGATATTCTTAAATCGGTTGACTGGGAACAATCTAAAATAGTAGTTGAAACTAATCCATTTCGGTCACTGGTATTGGATTCTAAAGATACCAGACCTAAATATTTTGCAGAATATCAGTGGTGTGAAAAAGAGCATTGTTATGTTCTTTTATCAAATAAACAATATAAGTAAGGATGTTATAATGAAAAAAAACAAATTAAAACTTATTTTTATCTTAATATTAGCGGCTTTTTTATTTTCGTGTTCTAAAGAAATTAAAGAACAGAAGCCTGAGGAGACAAAAGTTGAATCATCTGCAAAAACAGAGCTTCCGACTCAAGAAACTCAGGCAAAAGAAGAAGCCGATTTAAAAACTAAAAATTTGACAGAAAAATTAGCAGAAGAAAGTAAAACTTATCTTTTAAGAAATCTTAACGGCGGACCAAGCAGCGGATTTATGTCGAGGAGCACTCCATATCGTTCAAATGATGAACACTATTACAAGGAAGGAAGTTTGCTCTTTTATAATTTAAATATAAATGACACTTATGACGAAGTTGTATCAAAACTACGGAAGTTTGGCGTAGACGGATTCTATCCTGCCTCAATAATTATGCCCAAAGAATTGCAAGAACTTGGTTGTAAAGCATATATACCCGATGATTCATCTTATAAAAGAGACTTAAGTAATGATTTTTATATAATTTTCAAAGATAATAAAATAATAAGATTTATAAAATATCAAGCGGAACATACGGCGTTTGAGAAATTTTATAATGCCGGCACTTCTAATAAATTAACCATAGTTGATGATATGAAAACAGATTCAAGCGGCTATGATTATTATAAAAAGGAAATGGGAGGTGTTATTTATCATAATCAGCATTACTTGCCTACAGCTTTAACTACAGTAGTTATGACAAGAGTCGGTTATGAATCTTATTTTGAAAAAGCAGATAAAATTGCAGATGAGATTTTTGAATTTGGTGATTTATATTTTTACGGACTTAATATCAAAGATAATATTGAAATAGTCAAACAAAAAATGAATAAATTCAATGTAGATTATGAAGATGAATTCTTTTCTTATCATTCGACTTCTGTAAATCTTGATGATTTTATTTATGCACTTAAAACCAAAAAAAAAATCTGATTGGGTTGCCTGTTGCGGAAACAAGATAGTTTTATTGGATGTATATACAGACGAAGAAGATTCATATATTTTAATGCAGTATTTTAAAAGAAAATATCCTCTCATCAGTGCCGACGATCCTTTTTATTATTGTTGCGGCACTATGATGGGCCCTTATATATTTATTTTAAGGCGGCTTGAAGGTTACGGCAGTGATAGAGATGAAAAAGATTATTTATTTTCATTAAATCTTGTAAATGCAGGTATATTTAATTATGGAGGAAGCGAGAGATGAATATAACTAAAAGTAAAAAGAGGTTATCTGAAAAAGAATTTAAATATAAAACACTTGACGGTTTTTATGTATAGATGTTAAAATCTTAAAGCATGGAGGTTATAGTGAAAAAAAACAAATCAAAACTTATTTTTATCTTAATGTTAGCGGTTCTTTTATTTTCGTGTTCTAAAGAAGTTAAAGAACAGAAGCTTGTTGAAGCAAAAGTTGAATCATCTATAAAAATTGAACCGAAAGAAAATGAATTTTTATCAAAGCCCGAATATAACACGCACGTGAAGAGTCCTGAACAAATTAAGGAATTAGAAGAAAAATACAAAAGAAGTAAAGCATACGAGGAAAGTCTTAAACAGCTTAGAACCGAGCTTGATAAGAAAGAAGACATCCTAAGATATAAATGTCCGGTATTTATGAGTATTGATAATCTGGCACAGCAAAAGGCTTCGGCACTTTATAGTCATGCAGATAATCTTGACTTTATTCATTTTTATGAGGTAAAAAAAGATGGTGAATTTTGCTATTGTAAATATAAAGCTCCTACCCAAAACGGAGGAATTCTTGATTATCAGGTTACCTATAAGTGGTATAACATTGAACAGATGTATCTTCCTCTCTCTTATGACCTTTTAAGTGAGACTAATATGGTAAAAATAAATGACGAACTTATAGAAAACCAAGTGCACGGCTCTTTATATGGTATGGAAAACGATGAAAAAAAAGATGAAATGATAAAACTGTTTGAAGATTACGAAAATACACGATATCCTTTATATCTTGAGGTTGTCAATACGGATTGGGACACGGGGGTCAAAACTAAGAAATATAAACAGTATGATATGCGAATACTTGATTATGTAAAGGGGAATTTTACAAACTCAGGATATGATGAATATTTTGTTATGTTTTATGAAGAGGACCCTGATCCGGAAATATATGATCAGTTTATAGAAAGAGTGAGATGTTTTGTAGTTGATGAAGATAAGATAATCAAAGATTACTATATTACTGTTCCTAGTGCATCATTTTTTCCACCGCATATTGAACGAGGCGGTCTTTTTGGGTTAAAAAATTTTGGATTTGAGTTTTCTCAAGGGTGGGTGTCGGATTTTAATCAAAACGGTAAAAATGAAATATATTTTGTAACTCATTTTAGCACAGGTAGGAATTTCTTATTTATAATTGAATTCAATGGCGAGTTTTTTGTTACCGGTTATGTATATGGTAATGATTACGATATAGTAGGTATTGATTGGTATAAAAAAAAGATTATAATAAAAGATGAGTCGAGGAGCGGTAAATGGATAGATGATTATCAATGGAATGATACTTTAAAAGAGTTTATTTTATTAAAAAGAAAATATAGGAGGGATTAAAAAATGAAAAAATTTATTAAATTGACGGATGAAGAGTTGTTAAAAATAAACGGAGGAGGAGAAATTAATGATGCTATAGATGATGAGGTAGTATTATCGAGAAAAAGGCGTATTAATCTTGAAAAGTCTCAAGATACTGTACGGGAAGCTGCAATTTATCGGCCTTATGCAAAAGGAAATTTTGACTATGAAGGCGCCGCAGAAGGTGTAACATGGTGTAACCAATCAAGTTATGATGTAATGGAAGCTACCGGTGTACATATGAAACCATTTTATGGGAAACCGGATGGGTATAAAGGAAAAGAAGGGCAAAGAGGCGCAGGATATTGGGTTAATGCAAATACAGCCTGTAAAAATGTTGAAAATTATATAGATAAATATGCAAAAGAATGGGTTAATGCTAAGATAAAGGAGGTTGGATTAACAAATATAGAGGCGGAATTTGATTATATAGGGCCGAACTCGGTTAAAAATTATAATGAAGCTTATACAAAAAAGTATAACTAATTATCCGCCTTACAGCCTATAACAAGTTTAAATGTTGCAGGGTTCCCTGTAAATGATACTGCAATAAAAGAAGATCCGTTTGGGGTGTAAAAATTTCCATCTAAAAGACTTGACAACTGTTATATACGGATGTTAAAATCTTAAGATATGGAGGTTATAGTGAAAAAAGACAAATTAAAACTTATTTTTATCTTAATGTTAGCGGCTTTTATATTTTCGTGTTCTAAAGAAGTTAAAGAACCTGCGGAAGAACAGAAGCCTGTCGAAGCAAAAGTTGAAACATCTACAAAAACAGAGTCTCAGTCTAAAGAAACTCAGGCAAAAGAAGAAAAAACGGAAACAAAAGAAGTTATAAACGAAACACCCGCTAAAAAAGCCGAAAAAGAGGGGCTTAAATATCTTTCCGATGAAAAGCACTATATGGCAAAGGGAAGTTTATTATTTTATAACTTAAATATAAACGATACCTATGAACAGGCATTAGCCAAATTAAAAGATTTTGGAGTTAACGGTTTATATTCTACAGCAATGATGCCTAAAAGCTTACAAGAGATGGGCTGTAAGGCTTACATTCCTGATGATAAGACTTTAGAAGAAGATTCAAGTAATGATTTTTATATAATTTTTAAAGATGACAAAATAATAAGATTTATCAAATTTTTTGCTTACAATCTGGGATTTTATAAATTTTATCTTCCTGATTTAGAATATATCTACCCTAAAATATGGGAATTAGAAGAATCAAGCGGGAAGGGGTATACATATTTTGAAACACCGGATTATTATTCACACACAGCGGAAAATAATGTTATTTATCGAAATGAGATATACTATCCGACAGAGGCGACAACCATTATAATGACCAGAGACGGGTATAAAACTTATTTTGAAGAAGCCGATCGAAGATCCGACGATATTTTGGAACTTGGCGATTTATATTTTTATGATCTTCACATAAAAGATGATATGGAAACAATAAAAACAAAACTTTTCAACAATTACATTATTTATAAAGGGGCGGGTTTTTCACCAGTTTCTGATTTGTATTATTCTGTTTATAAGGATAACCCGGATGGTTTTGAAAGTAGGGATGAAGAAGTCTGCGTTTGGTGGTATAAAGGTAAGGTTATACATTTTAGGACCCGATCTTCTGATGAAGATACATACATATTAATGCATCATTTTCAAAGAAAGTACAAAGTTTTTGAAGGGCCCGGATATACAGGTACATGTTATGGCACTAGAATGGGTAGATATAAATATAATGTTTGGGTAAGGAAGGGTAAGGATTTTATGTTTACAATGGAAGATGAAACAGCATATATAGAAAATAAATTATGGAGGTTGAAGTATAAAAATAAAAAGTATTGAGATGAATATAACTAAAAGTAAAAAGAGGTTATCTGAAAAAGAATTTAAATATAAAACACTTGACAACTTCTATATATAGATGTTAAAATCTTAAGGTATGGAGGTTATAGTGAAAAAAGACAAATTAAAATTTATCTTTATCTTAATATTAGCGTTTCTTTTATTTTCGTGTAAAGCTTCTGATACAAAAAGCGGCAGAGAAATGCGAATAGAAAAATTTTCTAAAATGATAGAAAGTAATAAAATATCAGGAGTATCAGGGAAGGGAAAAGAAGATGAGTTTGTAGGAACTCCTTTTGTATTAGATGACTATGATTTGGTATACATTCAAGCATTGTATACAAGGACGAATATAGGAAAAGATAACAGGATTTATTATACCGATGTTGAGGTTATAAAATTCGAAAGAGAAAAAGAAATAGAATGCAGACAAAAAAGAACGGCTAAAAACGGCAAGGATTTTTTTTATAGTATAAAATATGAATGGGATAAAAGAGCAAAAAAATTCGTAAATACAAAATACGAACTTGAGCAAGAGTTAAACATAGGTGTAATTGATGAAAAAATAATAAAAGAGCAAGTACACGGGATTGTAATAGAATCAAAAGAAGATCCCGATAGAGAAAGCTTAATACCTATGTTTGAATCATATATGACAAAACTTGATAAAAATGATAAATATCATTATACATATTATGTGTTGGACTATATAAGAGGAAATTTTACAAATTCGGGATATGATGAATATATAGTTTTTTTTACCAATGATTCTAGAAAAGAGATGGAAGAAGCCGGAGAGCATCATCCTAATTTTTATAGTAAGGATGGAAAACTATCTGATATAACATGGAAAAATAATATATGCGATATAGCTTGTTTTATTGTTGAAGGTAGTACATTTAAAAAAGTATATAATATTTATTTTAGAGGCAGTATTTTTTTACCTGCTTATGAAAAAAGTTCAAGCCTATATGGTTCGTTGAATCCGAGACAAATGCCTTATATAACTAATTTCGGTAAACAATTTTTTCAAGGGTGGGTAGCCGACCTTAATCAAAACGGAATAAATGAAATATATATATATTTTCCATGGAAGGGTACTGTACGTATTACTATGGCCGAATTTATCGATAAAGACTTTGAATTTAAGTGTATAGAAATTTTAGGAGATGAATTTAACAATGTAGATTGGCATAAAAAAACTTTTAACGGTAACTATTACAGTATAGAATTGAGAGACGACACCTACGGTATAATATGGTATAAAGAAATCTTTCAATGGAATGAAGATGATGATAACTATTGGCTTCAGTCATGTAATATATCTCCGAATAGGTCATATAAGATGTCATGGGATTGGACTAAAGATGATTGGGTAAATATAAAATATTAGGGGCAATTATTGTGAAGCTAAAAATATCTTTAATAATCTTAGCCGGTATTCTTTTATTTTCGTGTTCTAAAGAAATTAAAGAATCGGCAGAAGAGCGGAAGTCTGTAGTTACAAATGACGTTACTGAAGAAGAACCGCCGATTGTACTGACCGATGAAAACACACCTAAAACAGAGCTTATAAAATTACTGGAAAGCAAAAAAAGACATGCCTGGAGTCTGCATAAAATCCAGTTAGAAATAGATATGTACGATGTTCATGGAAATTCGTATGAAGAGTTTGAAAAAAGCGGCATTGACTATCTAAACAGACAAAAAAATACAGAGATAGTCAAAGTTGATTCGGATAATAAAACTATTTATTGTAAGCAGACATTAAACCTTCCAAGTGGAAAAGAATTAATATATGATGTTGTTTATACTTTTTATCCATACCCGAAAAATTTTGCTTATACAAATTATGCACTAAGAGAAAAACCCGTAATAGCCGATAGGCAAGTACAGGGATCAAAAAAACTTCATGGGAAAATAACAGAAGCCGAAAAAGATATAAACAAAGATAAAAATATTAAAATATTTGAAAGATACATAAATAAATACACCAAGGAATATCGGCATAAAACGGGTGACAAACCGTATAAGGTGTTGGATTATGTAAAGGGTAATTTTAGTAATTCAGGAAAAGATGAATATATAGTTTTATTCACGGCTCCTTTTACTAAATCTGAGTTGGAAGATGGGATATTTCTTTTGGAGTATAGCTATATAAAATATGTCGAGTGTTTTATCATGGAAAACGATAAAGTAATTAAAATGTATAAACTCCCGGGGCATTGGGGGCATGTTGTACCGAGAGAAAAAACAAAAATAGATTTGGGCGAGCAATTTTCTTTTGGGTGGATTGCCGATTTTAATCAAAATGGAAGGAATGAAATATTTGTTCACCGCAAAGAGGTATTCGGTTCAAGTTTTTTCTCAATAGAATTTATTGATAATAGATTTGTTGAAATACCTATCACTAATCGAGGAGATATTCTTAAATCAGTTGACTGGGAACAATCTAAAATAGTAGTTGAAACTAATCCATTTCGGTCACTGGTATTGGATTCTAAAGATACCAGACCTAAATATTTTGCGGAATATCAGTGGTGTGAAAAAGAGCATTGTTATGTTCTTTTATCAAATAAACAATATAAGTAAGGATGTTATAATGAAAAAAAACAAATTAAAACTTATCATTATCTTAATATTAGCGGTTCTTTTATTTTCGTGTTCTAAAGAGGTTAAAGAACAGAACTCTGCAGAGACAAAAGTTGAATCATCTGCAAAAATTGAACCGAAAGAAAATGAATTTTTATCAAAGCCCGAATATAACACGCACGTGAAGAGTCCTGAACAAATTAAGGAATTAGAAGAAAAATACAAAAGAAGTGAAGCATATGAAGAAAAACTTAAACAGCTTGGAGCCGAACTGGATAAGAAAGAAAAAATCCTAAACTATAA of the Treponema denticola ATCC 35405 genome contains:
- a CDS encoding clustered-type lipoprotein, which produces MKKDKLKFIFILILAFLLFSCKASDTKSGREMRIEKFSKMIESNKISGVSGKGKEDEFVGTPFVLDDYDLVYIQALYTRTNIGKDNRIYYTDVEVIKFEREKEIECRQKRTAKNGKDFFYSIKYEWDKRAKKFVNTKYELEQELNIGVIDEKIIKEQVHGIVIESKEDPDRESLIPMFESYMTKLDKNDKYHYTYYVLDYIRGNFTNSGYDEYIVFFTNDSRKEMEEAGEHHPNFYSKDGKLSDITWKNNICDIACFIVEGSTFKKVYNIYFRGSIFLPAYEKSSSLYGSLNPRQMPYITNFGKQFFQGWVADLNQNGINEIYIYFPWKGTVRITMAEFIDKDFEFKCIEILGDEFNNVDWHKKTFNGNYYSIELRDDTYGIIWYKEIFQWNEDDDNYWLQSCNISPNRSYKMSWDWTKDDWVNIKY
- a CDS encoding lipoprotein, yielding MKKDKLKLIFILMLAAFIFSCSKEVKEPAEEQKPVEAKVETSTKTESQSKETQAKEEKTETKEVINETPAKKAEKEGLKYLSDEKHYMAKGSLLFYNLNINDTYEQALAKLKDFGVNGLYSTAMMPKSLQEMGCKAYIPDDKTLEEDSSNDFYIIFKDDKIIRFIKFFAYNLGFYKFYLPDLEYIYPKIWELEESSGKGYTYFETPDYYSHTAENNVIYRNEIYYPTEATTIIMTRDGYKTYFEEADRRSDDILELGDLYFYDLHIKDDMETIKTKLFNNYIIYKGAGFSPVSDLYYSVYKDNPDGFESRDEEVCVWWYKGKVIHFRTRSSDEDTYILMHHFQRKYKVFEGPGYTGTCYGTRMGRYKYNVWVRKGKDFMFTMEDETAYIENKLWRLKYKNKKY
- a CDS encoding M48 family metalloprotease, translated to MKKKFGLFVIISLIPVVVLSCALLGSLDDPLAFTKNAIDAAAPIVEASKPIENEEEYYIGREVAAIILSNYKLYRNKPLENYLNLICMTLVLNSDVPESYNGYHVAILDTDEINAFATPGGHVLVTKGLLSCADSEDALAGVIAHELGHIQLKHGIGAIKANRITAAAVESSATMAVGSEKKAELKFLEDASKEIVTTLVNSGYSKSQEYDADRFAVKLMARAGYDPNAMTEMLKIMSEKQKHDSRGFGKTHPSAVSRIKSVEKESKKLAGDYNRPARLNRYQKNKLK
- a CDS encoding CHASE2 domain-containing protein, encoding MKKIRRLFFISIPVFFIVLFFIYLGVFKQAEYFFYDDRMNRTASYFSPSDEIVLVLVDQKSLNYAASERGWTWPWPREAYADIIDFFSGGGAKSVAFDMLFTEPSSYGVADDKKFADASRESGIVIQIVFFDKVQGNTKSWPDSAPKPEQLSKNGLGPAKELPGIFPIEEIASSARLIGNVNSLSDSDGTIRRARLFYSWKNYKIPTLGVASYFVGGNEDEALPEELNLRFTKSIDDYLPYSAGDILKAQADIRAGRESELNPEDFEDMYVFFGLYAPGLFDICQTPVSASYPGVGIHITLLDNILSGNRIVNTGFLINALIILICIILAGLPEIFSEKIKSRTASIIVNAVSFLVFVALYLFIAYYLFRLGIAIPAASVLAGMALSFVASLAVSYMVEGKQRRYLKNAFKQYLSPAVIEQLIADPSQLKLGGERKEISIFFSDLQGFTSISESLTPEALTELLNDYLSDMSKIILDSGGTIDKYEGDAIIAFWNAPARVEHHARSALEAAWACQKKLEERRADFEKRAGGRPFKMRIGLNTGFAIVGNMGSVSRFDYTMLGDSVNLAARLEGLNKQFGSYTMCAEAAKKQAEESGTVLKFRELARAAVVGKSEPVVVYEVMDEKTYNEKKALLDSFDRGLKEFYAGNFKEALNIFVQTEEADPPSKHYAEKCKTLISQKPEGEWLGIWKADTK
- a CDS encoding clustered-type lipoprotein: MQKDKLKLIFILMLAVLLFSCTKEIKEPAEERNSVVKNEVMEKKPLLILEHTIPSKEEDDEDIDFTEEEPPIVLTDENTPKTELIKLLESKKRHAWSLHKIQLEIDMYDVHGNSYEEFEKSGIDYLNRQKNTEIVKVDSDNKNIYCKQTLNLPSGKELIYDAVYTFYPYPKNFAYTNYELRDKPIIAYRHVPEAKRVHGKITEAAKNPNKNKNIKIFERYINKYTKEHRHKTGDKPYKVFDYVKGNFTGSGKDEYIVLFTAPFTKSELEDGIFLLEYSYIKYVECFIMENDKVIKMYKLPGHWGHVVPRDKTKIDLGEQFSFGWIADFNQNGINEIFVHRKEVFGSSFFSIEFIDNRFVEIPITNRGDILKSVDWEQSKIVVETNPFRSLVLDSKDTRPKYFAEYQWCEKEHCYVLLSNKQYK
- a CDS encoding bacteriocin-type signal sequence, whose product is MKKFIKLTDEELLKINGGGEINDAIDDEVVLSRKRRINLEKSQDTVREAAIYRPYAKGNFDYEGAAEGVTWCNQSSYDVMEATGVHMKPFYGKPDGYKGKEGQRGAGYWVNANTACKNVENYIDKYAKEWVNAKIKEVGLTNIEAEFDYIGPNSVKNYNEAYTKKYN
- a CDS encoding clustered-type lipoprotein; this translates as MKKNKSKLIFILMLAVLLFSCSKEVKEQKLVEAKVESSIKIEPKENEFLSKPEYNTHVKSPEQIKELEEKYKRSKAYEESLKQLRTELDKKEDILRYKCPVFMSIDNLAQQKASALYSHADNLDFIHFYEVKKDGEFCYCKYKAPTQNGGILDYQVTYKWYNIEQMYLPLSYDLLSETNMVKINDELIENQVHGSLYGMENDEKKDEMIKLFEDYENTRYPLYLEVVNTDWDTGVKTKKYKQYDMRILDYVKGNFTNSGYDEYFVMFYEEDPDPEIYDQFIERVRCFVVDEDKIIKDYYITVPSASFFPPHIERGGLFGLKNFGFEFSQGWVSDFNQNGKNEIYFVTHFSTGRNFLFIIEFNGEFFVTGYVYGNDYDIVGIDWYKKKIIIKDESRSGKWIDDYQWNDTLKEFILLKRKYRRD
- a CDS encoding clustered-type lipoprotein; its protein translation is MKLKISLIILAGILLFSCSKEIKESAEERKSVVTNDVTEEEPPIVLTDENTPKTELIKLLESKKRHAWSLHKIQLEIDMYDVHGNSYEEFEKSGIDYLNRQKNTEIVKVDSDNKTIYCKQTLNLPSGKELIYDVVYTFYPYPKNFAYTNYALREKPVIADRQVQGSKKLHGKITEAEKDINKDKNIKIFERYINKYTKEYRHKTGDKPYKVLDYVKGNFSNSGKDEYIVLFTAPFTKSELEDGIFLLEYSYIKYVECFIMENDKVIKMYKLPGHWGHVVPREKTKIDLGEQFSFGWIADFNQNGRNEIFVHRKEVFGSSFFSIEFIDNRFVEIPITNRGDILKSVDWEQSKIVVETNPFRSLVLDSKDTRPKYFAEYQWCEKEHCYVLLSNKQYK